Proteins co-encoded in one Enterobacter sp. R4-368 genomic window:
- a CDS encoding LysR family transcriptional regulator, with the protein MEWGDVRVFLAVIRKGSFGEAARSLGVSHPTVGRRIKALEDEAQQALFRRTKDGLVLTDAGDRVMTLAEAMENSALAMERRLAGNHERLEGILRLSSAEWFANYVLAPVLVELTRRHPAIVPEIIASYRLLNLSRRDADIAFRIVPFTEPDIVQRRLMSMPYALYGTPEIAHLAEHDPAAVGLILMNTAQSHFSDVAWLLDRFPQSRRVFTSTSRAVQAQMCQRGMGIAVLPRPLGDAIPGLQSIRMPEPPPSKDIWVGYHYDLRHMDRLRVMLDIVDALLADPAPSAT; encoded by the coding sequence ATGGAGTGGGGCGACGTCCGGGTATTTCTTGCAGTCATTCGTAAGGGCTCTTTTGGCGAAGCGGCCAGAAGCCTTGGCGTGAGCCATCCGACGGTTGGGCGCAGAATAAAGGCGCTTGAGGATGAGGCGCAGCAGGCGCTATTTCGCCGGACAAAGGATGGTCTGGTGCTGACGGATGCCGGCGACAGGGTTATGACGCTGGCAGAAGCGATGGAAAACTCCGCGCTGGCGATGGAGCGGCGCCTGGCAGGAAACCATGAGCGTCTTGAAGGGATATTGCGGTTATCGTCAGCCGAGTGGTTTGCTAATTATGTTCTGGCCCCTGTGCTGGTCGAACTGACGCGCCGCCATCCAGCGATTGTGCCGGAAATTATCGCCAGCTACCGCTTACTTAATCTGTCGCGCCGTGATGCCGACATCGCATTTCGCATCGTTCCCTTTACCGAACCGGATATTGTTCAGCGCCGGTTGATGAGTATGCCCTACGCGCTGTATGGCACGCCGGAAATCGCGCATCTCGCGGAGCACGACCCGGCCGCAGTGGGGCTTATTCTTATGAATACGGCACAATCCCACTTTTCTGACGTTGCCTGGCTGCTTGACAGATTTCCGCAGTCGCGGCGTGTATTTACCAGTACCAGCCGGGCCGTTCAGGCGCAGATGTGCCAGCGGGGAATGGGAATTGCTGTTTTGCCACGGCCTCTTGGCGATGCCATCCCCGGATTGCAGAGCATTCGCATGCCGGAACCGCCGCCTTCCAAAGATATCTGGGTGGGGTATCACTATGATCTGCGCCATATGGATCGCCTGCGGGTCATGCTGGATATCGTCGATGCCTTGCTGGCGGATCCCGCCCCGTCCGCAACGTGA
- a CDS encoding MipA/OmpV family protein: protein MRNIKLRHKFPLPLSGRSLKKMLPGAVLALLTTPILAAEQDPGNALTLGGGANVTPRYSGADKSRVTTALVLDYTMANGFFVSTTRGIGYGNNIGKFDYNAALSYRAGRKDRNADSDSLSDGSDYLRGMGDVKGSALGVLGVGYGVTNWLNVQLQAEVPVSQRSNGAALHFGINSPLYVSSSNSVTLALTGSWGTEKYMQTYYGVSASQSAASGFTQYDAGSGIYAWSTNLTWTHKFNQDWSVVAAAGVTQLTGDARNSPIVQRNTSPTGSLLVTYRF from the coding sequence ATGAGAAACATCAAACTGCGTCATAAGTTCCCCCTTCCACTTTCGGGGCGCAGCCTGAAAAAAATGTTGCCGGGCGCGGTCCTGGCGTTACTGACCACCCCGATACTGGCGGCAGAGCAGGATCCGGGCAATGCGTTGACCCTGGGAGGCGGCGCGAATGTTACGCCACGCTACTCTGGTGCGGATAAAAGCCGTGTCACAACGGCCCTGGTGCTTGATTACACAATGGCAAATGGTTTCTTCGTTAGCACCACACGGGGCATCGGTTACGGCAATAACATCGGCAAATTCGATTACAACGCGGCACTGAGCTATCGCGCAGGCCGCAAGGATCGCAATGCAGATAGCGACTCGCTAAGCGACGGCAGCGACTACCTGCGCGGTATGGGCGACGTCAAAGGCTCGGCTCTTGGTGTGCTTGGCGTGGGGTACGGGGTGACCAACTGGCTTAATGTGCAATTGCAGGCCGAGGTGCCGGTTTCGCAGCGAAGCAATGGTGCGGCCCTGCATTTCGGCATCAATAGCCCGCTCTATGTCTCATCGAGCAACTCCGTGACGCTGGCGCTGACCGGCAGTTGGGGAACGGAAAAGTACATGCAGACTTACTACGGGGTCAGTGCATCCCAGTCGGCCGCCTCGGGGTTTACTCAATATGATGCCGGATCGGGAATTTATGCCTGGTCAACGAATCTTACCTGGACCCACAAATTCAACCAGGACTGGAGCGTGGTTGCCGCAGCAGGCGTAACGCAGTTGACGGGTGATGCGCGCAATAGCCCGATTGTGCAACGAAACACATCGCCCACAGGAAGCCTGCTGGTGACATATCGTTTCTGA
- a CDS encoding response regulator transcription factor: MKILLIEDDLDLGNGVRIALADQGFDVIWVRRKEDALHQLDACVPELVLLDLGLPDGDGMSLMARLRQQLKGIPIIILTARGTLHDRLSGLDAGADDYLVKPFVLAELLARVRALARRSYGFENEAIEIRGLSLHVPTRCVTVNARHVELTASEYALLETLMLRSDRVLTRSFLEERIFGAKENMSNALDVHMGNLRRKIGDGYVRTVRGVGYVIDTVPILKGAG, encoded by the coding sequence GTGAAAATTCTCCTAATCGAAGACGACCTGGATCTCGGCAATGGCGTGCGTATTGCTCTTGCAGATCAAGGATTTGATGTCATATGGGTTCGCCGCAAAGAGGATGCGCTGCATCAGCTTGATGCCTGCGTGCCTGAACTTGTGTTACTCGACCTCGGCTTACCCGACGGTGATGGCATGAGCCTGATGGCGCGCTTGCGTCAGCAGCTCAAGGGCATCCCCATCATCATCCTGACGGCGCGCGGCACACTGCACGATCGCCTCTCCGGGCTGGACGCCGGTGCCGACGACTATCTTGTCAAACCGTTTGTTCTCGCCGAGTTGTTGGCCAGAGTGAGAGCGCTTGCGCGCCGCAGTTACGGTTTTGAGAACGAGGCGATAGAGATTCGCGGCTTATCGCTTCATGTGCCGACGCGATGCGTGACCGTGAATGCACGGCATGTTGAGTTGACGGCAAGTGAATACGCGCTGCTTGAAACGTTGATGTTGCGCAGCGATCGCGTGCTGACCCGCAGTTTTCTGGAAGAACGGATCTTTGGCGCAAAAGAAAATATGAGTAATGCGCTCGATGTGCATATGGGGAATTTGCGTCGCAAAATCGGCGACGGCTATGTGCGAACGGTGAGGGGCGTTGGGTATGTCATTGATACCGTCCCGATCCTGAAGGGGGCAGGTTGA
- a CDS encoding ATP-binding protein, whose product MRNFWRHLRTPTFVRRIMVAQMLLLTLLWCLFLTYVLWEDLRSPPILTGSKTYETIFTVVESMEDRPQERTHVLAALSKAVREDYGGGEDPELSISLIVRKDKAIIYASDGAPAGVTNTRDGKIERIQSEGRAWTSRTLKSAHSDTEVTLITPAGGWNFFIYLNSRGYYVMPLLVCIPFLLFPAWLSIRIAMRPWNRVVNEISLRTPDDLSPLKAVPKHRELRQMVDAVNGFLARVRESTERERVFIADAAHELRTPLAAMRINVEALQSYVSSDSQKELLAGIIRSNSRAARLVNQLLLMMHSEARIDTVMEPVPLTTLIQERMAGLAPLAAERRIELEFYAEDEIWITGVRERLMSLIDNLIENAVKYSPEGGRVEVELRSLNNSTQLRVSDAGPGIPVELRERVFDRFFRDPNQMQSGSGLGLAIVKAVAQQHNSSVSLTTSAEGGLMVTVDFPDHKSS is encoded by the coding sequence ATGCGAAATTTTTGGCGCCATCTGAGAACCCCAACGTTCGTACGGCGTATTATGGTAGCTCAAATGCTACTACTCACACTGCTCTGGTGTCTTTTTCTGACTTACGTTTTGTGGGAGGACTTGCGTAGCCCGCCGATATTAACGGGCAGCAAGACTTACGAAACCATTTTTACTGTCGTTGAGAGTATGGAGGATCGCCCGCAGGAGCGAACGCATGTGCTGGCTGCGCTCAGTAAAGCGGTGCGGGAAGATTACGGTGGCGGTGAAGATCCAGAACTCTCCATCAGCCTTATCGTGCGCAAGGACAAAGCGATAATTTATGCCTCTGATGGCGCACCGGCCGGGGTGACAAACACCCGCGATGGGAAAATTGAGCGAATTCAGAGTGAAGGCCGCGCCTGGACCAGCCGTACCTTAAAATCCGCGCACTCCGACACGGAGGTCACACTCATCACCCCTGCCGGAGGCTGGAACTTCTTTATCTACCTGAATTCGCGTGGCTACTACGTCATGCCGCTACTGGTATGCATTCCTTTTCTTTTGTTTCCCGCGTGGCTGTCCATCCGCATTGCGATGCGCCCGTGGAATCGGGTGGTCAATGAAATTTCCCTACGCACGCCGGACGATCTCTCGCCCTTAAAAGCCGTGCCAAAGCACAGGGAGCTTCGCCAGATGGTCGACGCTGTGAACGGATTTCTTGCCAGGGTGCGGGAAAGCACGGAACGGGAACGCGTTTTCATTGCCGATGCCGCCCACGAGCTGCGCACCCCGCTGGCTGCGATGCGAATCAATGTTGAGGCTTTGCAGTCCTATGTCAGCAGTGACAGTCAAAAAGAGTTACTGGCAGGGATTATTCGCAGCAATAGCCGTGCGGCTCGTCTCGTCAATCAGTTGCTGCTGATGATGCACAGCGAAGCGCGCATTGACACGGTTATGGAGCCTGTGCCGCTGACGACGCTTATACAAGAGCGAATGGCCGGGCTGGCGCCGCTCGCGGCTGAGCGCAGGATAGAGCTTGAATTCTACGCTGAAGATGAAATCTGGATAACAGGTGTCCGCGAACGGTTGATGTCGCTTATCGATAACCTTATTGAAAATGCCGTGAAGTACAGCCCTGAGGGCGGACGGGTCGAGGTGGAGTTACGATCCTTAAATAATTCCACGCAGTTACGTGTTTCAGATGCCGGGCCTGGCATTCCGGTTGAATTGCGGGAGCGCGTGTTTGACCGGTTTTTTCGCGATCCTAATCAGATGCAAAGCGGGAGTGGGCTGGGGCTTGCCATCGTCAAAGCGGTTGCGCAGCAACACAACAGCAGCGTAAGTCTCACTACGTCTGCAGAAGGCGGACTGATGGTTACGGTTGATTTCCCAGACCACAAGTCCTCCTGA
- a CDS encoding barstar family protein has product MSFKFYEKYPSLDISQAFCARIDPEIRLSSELLKSFYYLLWFPGYFGFNWDALNDCLCDFSWIDSKK; this is encoded by the coding sequence ATGTCTTTTAAATTCTATGAAAAATACCCATCTTTAGATATTTCTCAGGCCTTTTGCGCGCGAATCGATCCCGAAATACGACTGAGTTCGGAATTACTCAAAAGCTTTTATTATTTGCTGTGGTTTCCCGGATATTTTGGATTCAACTGGGATGCATTAAACGATTGTTTATGTGATTTTAGCTGGATTGATAGTAAAAAATAG
- the catA gene encoding type A chloramphenicol O-acetyltransferase produces the protein MKKTTPEYTTVDLSRWARKEHFEAFQTFAQCTFSQTVQLDITALLKHIKAVGWKIYPTLIFLIAKIVNKHTEFRMAIKDNELVIWNDIHPCYTIFHDETETFSSLWSHYDGNIHHFLDIYSEDVARYGNNLSYLPKEESRENVFFVSANPWVSFTGFNINIANMQNFFAPMFTIGKYYQQGEKVLLPLAVQVHHAVCDGFHVSRLINDLQTMCDDLLRHSGEPEA, from the coding sequence ATGAAAAAAACAACTCCAGAATATACAACTGTCGACCTATCTCGTTGGGCAAGGAAGGAGCATTTTGAGGCATTTCAGACCTTTGCTCAGTGTACATTTAGTCAAACTGTACAATTAGATATTACCGCGTTGTTAAAACATATAAAGGCGGTTGGCTGGAAAATTTATCCTACTTTAATTTTCCTCATTGCTAAAATAGTAAACAAGCATACAGAATTTCGTATGGCTATAAAAGACAATGAGCTTGTCATCTGGAATGACATTCACCCATGCTATACGATTTTCCATGATGAAACAGAGACTTTTTCGTCATTATGGAGTCACTACGATGGTAATATTCATCACTTCCTGGATATTTATTCAGAAGACGTCGCACGCTATGGCAATAACCTCTCCTATCTGCCTAAAGAAGAGTCTCGGGAAAACGTATTTTTCGTATCTGCAAACCCCTGGGTAAGTTTTACCGGCTTTAATATTAATATTGCAAACATGCAGAACTTTTTCGCCCCCATGTTCACGATTGGAAAATATTACCAACAAGGTGAAAAAGTACTGTTACCTCTCGCCGTCCAGGTACATCATGCCGTTTGCGATGGTTTTCATGTATCCAGATTAATCAATGATTTACAAACTATGTGCGATGACTTATTGCGACATTCAGGGGAACCCGAAGCGTAA
- a CDS encoding DUF1003 domain-containing protein has protein sequence MHTDKKFRLYRPLKGITHTFGDEWFALKAEAFARFFGTPIFLIGQTIVVIVWIILNVAGVVKFDPYPFILLNLAFSIQAAYAAPLILLAQTRQAERDQAHALADAQHREDLDDAMTKRQILAEEQSAQLLELLKQNTQLTEMTREMAERIETITLQLAQRELHK, from the coding sequence ATGCACACAGATAAAAAATTTCGGTTATATCGCCCCCTGAAAGGCATTACGCATACTTTTGGCGACGAGTGGTTTGCGTTGAAAGCAGAAGCGTTCGCTCGTTTTTTCGGTACGCCGATATTTCTGATTGGACAGACTATCGTTGTGATCGTGTGGATTATTCTGAACGTGGCGGGTGTCGTGAAGTTTGATCCCTATCCTTTTATTCTCCTCAATCTTGCGTTCAGCATTCAGGCTGCTTATGCCGCGCCGCTGATCCTGCTGGCGCAAACCCGGCAGGCGGAGCGAGATCAGGCTCATGCGCTGGCGGATGCACAACACCGCGAAGATCTGGACGACGCAATGACGAAACGCCAGATCCTCGCCGAGGAGCAGTCGGCACAACTGCTGGAATTGCTAAAACAAAATACTCAGTTGACCGAAATGACCCGGGAAATGGCCGAGCGTATCGAAACAATCACCTTACAGCTTGCACAGCGTGAGCTTCACAAATAG